TCCGGGCGATGGCCCCGGTGGCCGGCATGCCGCCGAAGATGCCGCTGGCGATGTTGGCCAGGCCCTGCCCGACGAGCTCGCGGTCGGCCTGGGTGTTCGGGACCTCCTCGACCATGCCGTCGGCCACGCGCGCGGAGAGCAGGCTCTCCAGCGCCGCCAGTGCGGCAATGGCCAGGGCGGCGGGGAACAACGCGGCGATCGCCTCGTTGTCCCAGGCCGGGAACGTGGGGGAGGGCAGCGAGGCAGGCAGCTCGCCGATGCGGGCCACCGGCAGGTCCGCTACCTCGGCCACCACCGTGACGGCGGCGACGGCGATCAGCGAGCCGGGCAGCGAGCGGCGGATCCGGGCGAGCACGAGCATCAGGACGATGGCACCGACCGTGAGCATCAAGGGCACGGTGGCCACCGACCAGTCCGCGACCCGCAAGGTCGACACCGCCACGAGGGCGGCGTTCTCGCCGTCGGGCTTGGGCACGTCCAGGGCGAGGGGCACCTGCTGGAGAAAGATGATCACCCCGATGCCCAGGGTGAAGCCCTCGACCACGGGCCAGGGGATGACCGAGACGAGCCGGCCCATGCCCACCAGACCCATGACGACGACGAGCAGCCCGGCCAGGATCGAGAGTGCGAAGACCGCCTCGGGGCCGTAGCGGGCGACGACGGGCACGAGCACCACAGTCATCGCACCGGTGGGGCCGGAGACCTGCAGGTGCGAGCCGCCGAAGACGGCGGCCACGAACCCTGCGACGATCGCGGTGACCAGCCCCGCGGCGGCGCCAACCCCAGACGCGACTCCGAAGCCGAGAGCGAGCGGGAGCGCCACGATACCGACCGTGACGCCCGCGATGAGGTCGCGACGCCACGAGCGCGGGAGCTCGGCGTAGTCGCTGCGGCGCGGTACCAGCAGGCCGGCGGCGTGCCGCGCCGCACTGCGCCAGGTCAGGCGCGGTTGGAGTGCGGGGATGGCGCTCATGCCCGTTCCCCCGCCGCGCCGCGCACCGCGCCGACCTCGTCGGGCTCCGTGAGATCTGCAAGCACGCCGCTGGCCTCGCCCAGGCGGTGCAGCAGGAAGGTGCGTGCCACGGTCAGCAGGTCCGCGACCGAGGGGTCGGCGAGCGAGTAGGTCACCGAGTTGCCCTGGCGTGCCTTGGTCACCGCCCCCGCCCG
This window of the Georgenia yuyongxinii genome carries:
- a CDS encoding SulP family inorganic anion transporter, whose product is MSAIPALQPRLTWRSAARHAAGLLVPRRSDYAELPRSWRRDLIAGVTVGIVALPLALGFGVASGVGAAAGLVTAIVAGFVAAVFGGSHLQVSGPTGAMTVVLVPVVARYGPEAVFALSILAGLLVVVMGLVGMGRLVSVIPWPVVEGFTLGIGVIIFLQQVPLALDVPKPDGENAALVAVSTLRVADWSVATVPLMLTVGAIVLMLVLARIRRSLPGSLIAVAAVTVVAEVADLPVARIGELPASLPSPTFPAWDNEAIAALFPAALAIAALAALESLLSARVADGMVEEVPNTQADRELVGQGLANIASGIFGGMPATGAIARTAVNVRAGARTRVASASHAVVLVAVVLLATPVVALIPTAALAGVLIVTAVRMIDLGTARSILRSTRSDGLVFVVTVAVTIVFDLVVAVEAGVAVAAFLALRAMSRVSGLRREGVPELDAAEEDALLHEHIAVYRFHGALFFGGTKQFLDELTSVKHVHVIILALTDVRMMDASGANALTEIVTSLQRRGITVLLKGLDARQLRVAGAVGVLAAIGELHYFHDISAAVAHARNHVRHELNGRSQLDCATLPAR
- a CDS encoding ArsR/SmtB family transcription factor, producing the protein MPEPVALQAPIYEIKAELFKALSHPVRIRTLELLSAGDRPVSALLADIGIEASHLSQHLAVLRRAGAVTKARQGNSVTYSLADPSVADLLTVARTFLLHRLGEASGVLADLTEPDEVGAVRGAAGERA